The following nucleotide sequence is from Triticum dicoccoides isolate Atlit2015 ecotype Zavitan chromosome 7B, WEW_v2.0, whole genome shotgun sequence.
aCACGTACGCAGAGCACACGCGCGCCTCGGTGACTGATCGACGATGAGTGAGAAAAATGCAGGGCGGGCCGTTCTGGCGCGTACCGACGGGGCGGCGCGACGGCAGGGTGTCGATCAAGCAGGAGGCGCTGGACCAGCTCCCGGCGCCCACCATGAACTTCACCGACCTCCTCGCCTCCTTCCGCGCCAAGGGCCTCGGCGTCGCAGACCTCGTCTGGCTCTCAGGTAAGACGTTTTGTGTGTTTCCTCGCTCATTTCAGCTCGTATATAGTTCACATTAAATTATTCATTCAAGACATCTTTTATTTCTGAGCGGAGGGAGCACTAAGTATCAGTAGCCGAGTTCATGGCATACCGATTACAGTTTAGCTACATGTCAGTCAGCGAATTTCAAATTTGGGACAATCAATTTTGAAtaaagaaagaagaaggaaggaccTCACTGGAGAGAAGGAAGGGGCTCGCCGTCAGcatcccattatctatcttagagtTTAGGGTGAGGCGGTGGTGGGCCTTCGCCAGAGAAAAAACTCGGCGGGGGTCCCAGAGGGATGGCCGGGGTCGGCGGAAGACCAACGGTGGGGGTGGTTGGCGGTGAGGAGATCACGGGAGTGCCGCCGACCGCGGACGGTGGATGCCGGCGGTTAGGGCTGGGTTGGATCGgcgggtgagagagagaggaagaagagaaacaGTGTCTGTCTGAGGTTGAAGACGATCAACGTCTATTGAATCTTGATCGAACGGTTGATACAGGAGAAGGATAATCGACTGAAAGTTTTCTTCTTTAAGACTATTGACCTGTAGCCGGTCCCTATCGATTATTGGCACCCGATACAtgcacggtgatggtgatgtgaagcTTACTAGTGACGCACAAGCACTCGAGCAAACATTGGTTGGACATATAGTTGAGTGAGTAGTGAGAAACTGAAAGTCATCTTCGCTTACAAGCTCATTTGAGCTCACGATGATTAGTAAAATTCAGAAATACTGAAAACAAATTCAAAAAGTTCTGAGTTTTTTTGGTAAACTTTGACGAATGTTTTGAGTGCCTTTAAAGTTTCATCATGAAATGAAATTCGTGGAAATTGTGGCAAAAAATAAATCGGCACTCTAAAAGGCTTTTGAAAAAACCACTTTTGGAGCATCATTTTTTTTGCCATTACTTCCATGAATATCATTCGATAATGAAATTTTGTGAGCGCTCAAAACATTTATAACTGTTTGCCACAAAACAAATTCATGTTTTTTATTAATATTTAGGAGTTTACTATTCACCCGATCGAGCTCACTGGAGTTCGGGCTCAGAATCACCACGCACTATGTTCGGAACCGAAGTCCTTTGCTAGATTCATGATTTTTCGATCAAGACAGCTGGTAGCTAGCTAGCCGGTAGCTACCAGAGGGAGTGCGAGGTTATGGTGCACGGGCACCATGGTGCCCTTTTTTTGAAACAAGTAAAAACCATATTTAAAAGTTTAAACATAATCCATGAAAAAAATTCTGGAAAAAATGTTATTTGCAAGCTGTACTTCAAAAAATGCTggcacaaaaagaaaaaaaatgccaaTTTAAAATTTCATATTGTCTTTTCTTTGTACGCCACATTTGCAAGTAAAATGTGGTGAAATCGGCACatacatatatactccctccttccatctatatagggcctaatgtgtttttcaagaccgccttttgACTGTTGACAAAATGACAAGATTAATAATACATgaaatgtataatgtgaaaattatatcattgaaagctcctttcacatacgaatttgatgctttgctttgtgtaagttgcatgtcatattattgctctaactttcggtcaaagttagcctcgaaaaacgcattaagccctatatagatggaaggagggagtagtacacacacacacatgcgtgtgtgtgtgtgtgtgtttacaattTTTTTACGTTGTAGAATTACCTTTTTGGAAACGGGCACCATGGTACCCATGCACCATTTGCAATATTCGCTACCAGAGGGTCCTACTCATTACTACCCAGTTCCCACTCAGATAACATAGTCACATGACAGGACAACCACTAATGGTGTTATTGAGGTGAAAATTGATAAATCTGGCCCTTTTCTTAAATTTTGGTATAAAATGAACCCAATTCATTATGATTTCAAAAAAGAGCCCACTCTTGCATGCATGATGCCCAAGGCTAGGGCATCATTGCTTGATAGCATGGCGCCTGAGCCCCATTTTGTGATTCGTTTTGGATTGGGTTCATTTTTTGCTAAAGTTTTTTAAAAAGGGCTAGTGTGTCCATTTTCACATTGTTGCTTGCTGAAACTGATGTGTCCAAGATAAAAAGAAAACACAAGTgaaccacacgcctggccgactatgTGCAGCTCTACAAAAGCACCAACAGTACTACCTGCATTCTATAGTTAGAACGTAGTGCCTGTATATATATTTTTAGATCAAACATTGCAAATTTTATTTAATTTGGTGAGCATATTATCTACATCTAGAATACCAGATACATACTTCTAGATACACCATGACCTCGTATTTCCATATTTTATATGTGTGGAATTATATATATTTGTAATTTCATGTTTAAACTTGACCAAACTTTGTAAAAATTGGCTTTTGGAAAAATCTATAAGCACTAGATTGTAGAACGGAGGAAATATATGTTAGTGGTTTAAGACTTTGGTCGATGTTGATTAGATGTGAAACTAGCAGACAGACTAATAACAATACACATTGTAGCTCCACTAGCTCCACGGATTTTATATTTGTTGCACTGCACGGTCATGGATGTTGACATGCTAAGTCGCTAACTACTGGAGTACATATATTTAGCTTGGAACTTTGGGGCATGATCGTGATAAAATGTGAAATGTGTTGGCGATATGTTGATCAATGACATGTAAACAATAGCGGCACAGTGTACAAGTACACATGAACCCGCAAAGACATCTTGGACTCAACTCTGTCACTGTCTGTTAAGTTTTTAGTTACAATCTTAGGTCATTGATTCGCATGTATTTATATGTAGTAAACCTTAATGGGCAAACTGTTATGATTTAGAGACCTGTACGCTACTGTCAGTCTGCTAAGAGCATCTACAGACGGTCCCTTCAAATCCTCCTCAAGCATTTGCGGATAAAAAATAAGCTGCATGTGTTTTTCAAACGACACACATCTAATGTAGTTTAGCTAGCTTTAGTACATTCCTGGACATCCTCAAGATTTCCCTGGAAAGTTGACAGTCCTCCATATGCCATAGCATTGTCGTATTACTGAACTTTGCAGTTTGCACTTGTTATGCTGTGTTCTGTTCACCACCTGACCTGAGCATCATGTACCGATACAACACAGGGGCGCACACCATCGGCATCTCGCACTGCAACTTCTTCAGCGAGCGGCTATACAACTTCACCGGCCACGGTGGGCCAGGCGACGCAGACCCATCTCTGGACGCCGAGTATGCGGCCAGCCTCCGCCGAACCAATTGCACCACACCCACGGACAACACCACCATCGTCGAGATGGACCCCGGGAGCTTCCTCACCTTTGACCTCAGCTACTACCACGGCCTGCTCCAGCACCAGGGACTCTTCCAGTCCGACGCCGCGCTCATCACTAACGCCGCGGCAAGGGCAGACGTCGAGAGCGTGGCCAAGGGCCCCCCGGAGGTGTTCTTCCAGGTGTTCGCACGGTCCATGATGAGGATGGGCATGATAGAAGTCAAGACCGGTGGCGATGGGGAGATCAGGCGGCACTGTGCAGTAGTCAACAACTAGTGGCATGTGTCGTTGCTGGCACATGGACGATTGTGTTTGTATGTTAAGTTACACTTTTCTTTTCCATTTTTGTTTATGGTTTTTAGTTATTTACACTCTTATTTTAAAGCGGTTTTTTAGTTCTGGTCCGAGTGATATATGTCTTCTTTCTCTTTTGATGAAAGTAAAAAATAAACTAGGAACACGTGCGAATAAAGCAGGAAGGAGTATGTGGCAATGATAGAGAGACTAATAATGTTGAAAAATTACTGAATTTTCAACACCTGGACAACCTCATACAGGAGGCGCCACCAACAGCAAACTAAAAACGAAGTAGCCGATTACACAGTTCACTTGTACCCACCACGGCTGTGGGCACTTATTTTTCACAGGCTAAAGTATCAGGAACTTATACATAATATTTCTTCTCCTCCAACATTTAACTTCCTGGGCTACCTTTCAATCTCCATCAGCGACTCCAGCCAACGCCATCTGTTACTCGATCATAGGTCCCCATCCTTTGCTTACTATGAAAAAACTCAGTAGCCACTAGCAGAACAAGCCTAACCAGCTTCTTCTCGTGGATACAAGCAAAATGAACCTGTGCTGTCATAATTATAGCTAATTAAAGGGTATCAACTTGTAACAGGGCGTCTTCATTTCTATGTCCCAATACCTCCCATCTCTACCGATGACATGAACGGTTGGGCTAATGAGCTAGCAAAAGCAAAAACATAAAGTGCATGGTGGACACATAAGGGGAGGCAACGAGGCTAGGCGAACCACTTATATTAAAAAAGGCGAGACAAAAAAAAACAAAGTAAACCTGAAAAAGGGTACCTGCAATTTTAAGAGACAGACGCTTTACACCATGAGTTATTAGAGGCGAGGATAGTGATAAATCGCAGGTGGACATGCAGCCATGCGAGGTCGGTATCTATCACCACTCGTTGCCACGTGATTCGTGCTGCTCCAATACATCAATACGGTATAACGTTTTCTGGTCAGCGTATAGGTCTTGTATTGCCTCTGTCTTCCCCAGTAAATGGCCAACAAGGCAAA
It contains:
- the LOC119342177 gene encoding peroxidase 39-like, which produces MAGAPLVLVMLVVAVGVAAAERGGKLQQGFYEQSCPRAEQIVKDYVEQQIPREPSVAATLIRTHFHDCFVRGCDASVLLNATTGGGEAEKDAAPNLTLRGFDFLDRVKALVEQECPGVVSCADILALASRDAVGIIGGPFWRVPTGRRDGRVSIKQEALDQLPAPTMNFTDLLASFRAKGLGVADLVWLSGAHTIGISHCNFFSERLYNFTGHGGPGDADPSLDAEYAASLRRTNCTTPTDNTTIVEMDPGSFLTFDLSYYHGLLQHQGLFQSDAALITNAAARADVESVAKGPPEVFFQVFARSMMRMGMIEVKTGGDGEIRRHCAVVNN